The proteins below are encoded in one region of Dehalococcoidia bacterium:
- a CDS encoding response regulator transcription factor, translating to MHVLVVDDDERVRNVMRRALRLEGHRVSEAADGEAALRNLREADPDLVILDLRLPGIDGIEVCKRLRSVSEVPVLMLTARDTVPDRVQGLDSGADDYVVKPFDLDELLARVRAFGRRARAEQPAALRFAGLTLDPGTREAWRGERKLALTPREFDLLELFLRHPRQALTRELISDRVWGYECDFESNVIDVCIKYLREKLEAGAELRLIQTVRGIGYALREEP from the coding sequence ATGCACGTGCTGGTGGTGGACGACGACGAGCGCGTACGTAACGTGATGCGGCGCGCGCTGCGCCTCGAAGGCCACCGCGTCAGCGAGGCGGCCGACGGCGAAGCGGCGCTGCGCAACCTGCGCGAGGCCGATCCGGACCTGGTGATCCTCGATCTGCGCCTGCCCGGTATCGACGGCATCGAAGTCTGCAAGCGGCTGCGCAGCGTCAGCGAGGTGCCGGTGCTGATGCTGACCGCGCGCGACACCGTGCCCGACCGCGTGCAGGGTCTCGACTCGGGCGCCGACGACTACGTGGTCAAGCCGTTCGACCTGGACGAGTTGTTGGCGCGGGTGCGCGCCTTCGGCCGTCGCGCCCGCGCGGAGCAGCCCGCCGCCCTGCGCTTCGCCGGCCTCACGCTCGATCCCGGCACGCGCGAAGCCTGGCGCGGCGAGCGCAAGCTGGCGCTGACGCCGCGCGAGTTCGACCTGTTGGAGCTGTTTCTGCGCCATCCGCGCCAGGCGCTGACGCGAGAGCTGATCAGCGATCGCGTCTGGGGCTACGAGTGCGACTTCGAGTCGAACGTGATCGACGTCTGCATCAAGTACCTGCGCGAGAAGCTCGAAGCCGGCGCCGAGCTGCGGCTGATCCAGACCGTCCGCGGCATCGGCTATGCGCTGCGCGAGGAGCCGTAG
- a CDS encoding Uma2 family endonuclease encodes MGISAETYERVALEDPHGNWELVCGRLRQKPYMTNAHDHSARLLVNSLSRQLDPAEFVPDQNTAKLRSPSGSYFIPDACVLPAAPVRRALAERPRELGVFDDPLPLVVEVWSPSTGGYDLGEKLRGYQERGDREIWLIHPDERTLTAWRKRADGSYGEMVFAGDAIIEPAALAGVRIALAALFA; translated from the coding sequence ATGGGCATCAGTGCCGAGACCTACGAGCGCGTGGCGCTGGAGGATCCGCACGGCAACTGGGAGCTGGTCTGCGGCCGGCTGCGGCAGAAGCCGTACATGACAAACGCACACGATCACAGCGCACGGCTGCTCGTGAACAGCCTGAGCCGGCAACTGGATCCGGCCGAGTTCGTGCCTGACCAGAACACGGCCAAGCTGCGCTCCCCGTCCGGCTCCTACTTCATCCCCGATGCCTGCGTCCTGCCGGCGGCGCCGGTGCGACGCGCCCTCGCCGAGCGCCCGCGCGAGCTGGGCGTCTTCGACGATCCGCTGCCGCTCGTGGTCGAGGTCTGGTCACCTTCGACCGGCGGCTACGACCTGGGCGAGAAGCTGCGCGGCTACCAGGAGCGCGGCGACCGCGAAATCTGGCTTATTCACCCGGACGAGCGCACACTCACCGCGTGGCGGAAGCGAGCGGACGGCAGCTACGGCGAGATGGTATTTGCCGGCGACGCGATTATTGAGCCCGCAGCCCTCGCCGGCGTGCGCATCGCACTGGCGGCGCTGTTCGCGTGA
- a CDS encoding acyl-CoA dehydrogenase family protein, producing MDFRFTPAQEQFRSDVRGFLDVELADREQQPDLQDGFSQAFSKKLAARGWIGMAWPKAYGGKELSAIERLIYTEEMVTRQAPWGYHFVAERQMGPSLIVHGTEEQRREHLPKIVNAEESWAIGMSEPGAGSDLAAVQTRAVHDGDEYVVNGQKIWTSNAHKADWLWLVCRTDPDAPKHKGISILLLDMKSPGVSVRPLVNMGGQHHFNEVFFDNVRVPRKNLVGEENRGWYVTASNLDFERSGIERIATASLLYYDALEYAKTFRHDPRFARLRVELAERYLELQTGRLLSYRVAWLLSQNKIPNYEASMSKVFGTEWTQRMTNTAMHMVATFGLSASPSARRLRERIEGSYLNAASLTIAGGTSEIQRNIIATRGLGLPRS from the coding sequence GTGGACTTCCGTTTCACACCCGCGCAGGAGCAGTTCCGCAGCGACGTGCGCGGCTTTCTCGACGTCGAGTTAGCGGACCGTGAGCAGCAGCCGGACCTGCAAGACGGCTTCTCGCAGGCATTCAGCAAGAAGCTGGCCGCGCGCGGCTGGATCGGCATGGCCTGGCCGAAAGCGTACGGCGGCAAGGAGCTGAGCGCGATCGAGCGGCTGATCTACACCGAGGAGATGGTGACGCGGCAGGCGCCGTGGGGCTATCACTTCGTGGCCGAGCGCCAGATGGGGCCGTCGCTGATCGTGCACGGCACCGAGGAACAGCGGCGCGAGCACCTGCCGAAGATCGTCAACGCCGAGGAAAGCTGGGCGATCGGCATGTCCGAGCCGGGCGCCGGCTCCGACCTGGCCGCGGTGCAGACACGCGCCGTGCACGACGGCGACGAGTACGTCGTCAACGGCCAGAAGATCTGGACCAGCAACGCGCACAAGGCGGACTGGCTCTGGCTCGTCTGCCGCACCGATCCGGACGCTCCCAAGCACAAGGGCATCAGCATTCTGCTGCTCGATATGAAGTCGCCGGGCGTCTCCGTGCGGCCGCTGGTGAACATGGGCGGCCAGCACCACTTCAACGAGGTGTTCTTCGATAACGTGCGCGTTCCGCGTAAGAACCTGGTGGGCGAGGAGAACCGCGGCTGGTACGTCACCGCCAGCAACCTCGACTTCGAGCGCAGCGGCATCGAGCGCATCGCCACCGCCTCGTTGCTTTACTACGACGCGCTGGAGTACGCGAAGACGTTCCGGCACGATCCGCGCTTTGCCCGGCTGCGTGTGGAGCTGGCCGAGCGCTATCTGGAGCTGCAGACGGGACGCCTGCTCTCCTACCGCGTCGCCTGGCTGCTGAGCCAGAACAAGATCCCGAACTACGAGGCGTCGATGTCGAAGGTCTTCGGCACCGAGTGGACGCAGCGCATGACCAACACCGCCATGCACATGGTCGCGACGTTCGGGCTGTCCGCTTCGCCCTCAGCGCGGCGGCTACGCGAGCGGATTGAGGGCAGCTATTTGAATGCGGCCTCGCTGACGATCGCCGGCGGCACGAGCGAGATCCAGCGCAACATCATCGCCACCCGCGGCCTCGGCCTGCCGCGCAGCTAA
- a CDS encoding HAMP domain-containing sensor histidine kinase, translated as MSLRTRLTVVYTLVVAGVLLVFGLLLYVTLFQALSRDTDQKLAWRTQQVRSTLWPAAGASLTPADLTAARLDLSPLEALDAPGLYVRVFDAQGQLIGTSDNLKNGWLPANPANVSRALAGRTVTADIDAGSGRLLRLRTTPVSLGKREIGVLQVGESLQPLHDTMARMRLILLGLGALALAASAAAVWLVARRGLRPLALIAGTAAEIRDSGDFSRRLALTRRGDEVGMLASAFDAVLGKAEETLLRHRQFVAACSHELRTPLLIVRGNLDLLDRVDDAAERQECLDEARAEAAQMQRLVADLLTLAQVERGQVVEQQPVELAGLLREVYRQLAPRADERQLSLSAPAAVVVSGDRVRLKQVLTNLVENALAYTPTGGSVELGLGVAAGAAQIWVRDTGIGIAAVEHERIFEPFYRVTSTGGGNRPGAGLGLSIVRYLVEAHGGTITLQSRPGEGSTFGVSLPLAAPTALPEPLSRTA; from the coding sequence ATGTCGCTGAGGACACGCCTCACCGTGGTCTACACGCTGGTTGTCGCCGGCGTACTGCTGGTGTTCGGGCTGCTGCTCTATGTCACGCTCTTCCAGGCGCTCAGCCGCGACACCGACCAGAAGCTTGCCTGGCGCACGCAGCAGGTGCGGTCGACGCTCTGGCCGGCGGCGGGCGCCAGCCTCACGCCGGCGGACCTGACCGCGGCGCGGCTCGACCTCTCGCCGCTGGAGGCGCTGGACGCCCCCGGCCTCTACGTGCGCGTGTTTGACGCGCAGGGCCAGTTGATCGGCACCTCCGACAACCTCAAGAACGGCTGGCTGCCGGCCAATCCGGCGAACGTGAGCCGGGCGCTGGCCGGCCGCACGGTAACCGCCGATATCGATGCCGGCTCCGGCCGCCTGCTGCGCCTGCGCACCACGCCGGTGAGCCTCGGCAAACGCGAGATCGGCGTCTTGCAGGTGGGTGAGTCGCTGCAGCCGCTGCACGACACGATGGCGCGCATGCGCTTGATCCTGCTCGGGCTCGGCGCCCTGGCGCTGGCAGCTTCCGCCGCCGCCGTGTGGCTGGTCGCGCGGCGCGGTCTGCGCCCGCTGGCGCTGATCGCCGGCACGGCCGCGGAGATCCGCGACTCCGGCGACTTCAGCCGCCGGCTGGCGCTGACGCGGCGCGGCGACGAAGTCGGCATGCTGGCCTCAGCCTTCGATGCCGTGTTGGGCAAGGCGGAGGAGACGCTGCTGCGGCATCGCCAGTTCGTGGCCGCCTGCTCGCACGAGCTGCGCACGCCGCTGCTGATCGTGCGCGGCAACCTCGACCTGCTGGACCGTGTGGACGACGCGGCAGAGCGACAGGAATGCCTGGACGAGGCGCGTGCCGAGGCGGCGCAGATGCAGCGGCTGGTGGCGGACCTGCTAACCCTGGCGCAGGTGGAGCGTGGACAGGTGGTGGAGCAGCAGCCCGTCGAACTTGCCGGCCTGCTGCGCGAGGTATACCGCCAGCTCGCGCCTCGCGCCGACGAGCGGCAACTTTCGCTTTCGGCGCCCGCGGCGGTCGTCGTCTCCGGCGATCGGGTGCGCCTCAAGCAGGTCTTGACGAACCTGGTGGAGAACGCCCTCGCCTACACGCCCACGGGCGGCAGCGTGGAGCTGGGCCTCGGCGTCGCGGCCGGCGCCGCGCAGATCTGGGTGCGGGACACGGGCATCGGCATCGCCGCCGTCGAACACGAGCGCATCTTCGAGCCGTTCTACCGGGTGACGAGCACTGGCGGCGGCAACCGGCCGGGGGCCGGGCTGGGTCTTTCGATCGTGCGCTACCTGGTGGAGGCGCACGGCGGGACGATCACGCTGCAGAGCCGGCCAGGCGAGGGCAGCACGTTCGGCGTTTCGCTGCCGCTCGCCGCGCCGACGGCGCTGCCCGAGCCGCTGAGCCGCACCGCCTGA